In Corylus avellana chromosome ca2, CavTom2PMs-1.0, the following proteins share a genomic window:
- the LOC132169534 gene encoding protein BZR1 homolog 2-like translates to MKQVGKAAKASVGMQCTRRTESEKEKTKMRERQRRAITTNIFHGLRKHGGYLLSPRADINEVLRELAKEAGWVVLPDGTTYRSFSSPHGWGCCPVCGSSWRASNNSATPSSTVVVGDGGGGGGGGEYCSTTASPLRDSMNNNNSNGGGGSTVISSLYVPVGGGASADGDIPIDQLCMYGGLSGCGGGGPMGLGHVYPEQLYVQEARASNQNTPDGSPLRRA, encoded by the exons atgaagcagGTGGGAAAGGCGGCGAAGGCGAGCGTTGGGATGCAGTGTACGAGGAGGACGGAGAGCGAGAAGGAGAAGACGAAGATGAGGGAGAGGCAGAGGAGGGCAATCACCACCAACATCTTCCACGGCCTCAGAAAGCACGGCGGATACCTCCTCTCTCCTCGCGCAGACATCAACGAGGTCCTCCGAGAGCTCGCCAAGGAGGCCGGATGGGTTGTTCTCCCCGACGGCACCACCTACCGCTCCTTCTCCTCACCCCAt GGTTGGGGTTGCTGTCCGGTTTGTGGGTCGTCGTGGAGAGCGAGCAACAACAGCGCAACGCCGAGCAGCACGGTTGTGGTGGGTGAcggcggcggcggcggaggaggaggagagtaCTGCTCAACCACAGCGTCGCCATTAAGGGACTCTatgaacaacaacaacagcaatgGGGGTGGTGGGTCTACTGTTATAAGCTCGCTTTACGTCCCTGTTGGTGGCGGAGCTTCCGCTGACGGTGATATTCCTATTGACCAGCTCTGCATGTACGGTGGGCTTTCTGGATGTGGTGGTGGTGGGCCAATGGGGTTGGGACACGTGTATCCTGAACAGTTGTACGTGCAGGAAGCGAGGGCGTCCAACCAGAACACGCCGGATGGGTCTCCTCTGCGTCGCGCTTAG